AATCCTTCGAGAACGATTCAAATCTTGAAGCGGAACAATCTGATTTAATCTTCTGAATTCAACGGAATTCAGCGCTTGGAAATCACCGCACGAGGTTCTTTTCCCGCGGCCGCCTGATGAAACGATTCCATTTCGGCGGCAAGCCTGTTTAATGAGGCTGCGATCCGGTTCAGCACCGATTTTGTTTTGAAATACATGCCGTGCGCGAAGGGTGTCCAGCTGCGAAAACCCGCACAGTTTATTTCCAGATCCTCCGTCACCGCCGCATTGTACTGCCGGCTTAAATTTTTGATCGGATAAGCAATGATATCGTCTTTATCGTAAAAATTGACCCATTCCCCTATCGCATTTCCACGACTGCTCATCTCGGGACAAGGAACGCGGATCGGAATGCCGAAATCATCGTGCCTCAGCGTCCATAAAGCGATCGGACTGCCCAGCGTATAAAAATGGGTCAGCGTTTCTCCCCGTTCCAGCCGGGAAGCGTCCGTGCCCATCACCCGTCTCGCTTTTACGGCCATTTTGCGATGCTGCAAGTCATAGAAATAGTTGCTGGCGATGACGGTTCCGAGACTGTGGGAAACCACGCACAAAGGCGCATCGCCGCCGGCTTTGTCCGCCAGCCTGCTCAGGGTTTGGGCAAACCGCTCGTGAATATCCTCATAGATGGAGCCGGCAGGTATGAAATTGTCCGGCTTCCCGGATGCTCTGCCGGAAACAGGCTGATAGGCAATGGCGTCGCCAAGATAATGGATAAAGATGCTCCTTAGCGGAATCCATGGAGTCACCTGCTTCCAACGCAATTGCTCCACATTCGCTTTCTCCCACAATCGATCCTCCAGCCGATCGGGAATGTCCGACCAGTAAACACCGTCCACCGTCAGCCGGACATCCGGATTCAGCTTAGCCAGACGTTTTTTGAGTCTCCTTTCAAAATCTTTATAGAAATCCTCCCGAAACGGTCCCATTCCATGCACCACAGCGACGGAAATATTCATCGTCCCCCGCCTTTCTTCCGTAAAATCGGTCATTCTAGTATACTCGCGCGGAATGCAGAACAGAACGTAAAACAATCCTTGAACTGAGTCCTGTTTTTATTCTGCAATCTGGGCGGATGCCGTTCACGCTTTAGGCAAAAATCCATAGACTGATGTTGAGTGTGGATAACATCAATCGGGAGGGCGTTGAAATATGATGCATCAATATCCCTATCATGTCTGTATGCAGTATCTGCATCGATATGTCAGGGTTCAAATGAACGACGGTAAAGTCTATGAGGGTTTTATTGCAAATGTGGATCAAGAGAAGGTGACGCTGGCCATTCCAGCGCCGGAAAAAGAGGGAGAGCATCGTCAATTTTTCGGTACATTCGGCGGATTCTTCCCATATGGCAGGTTTTTTCCCCTGGGTCTGCCGTTGGCCGGACTTGGTGGCATCTACCCGCTTGGCTTTTTTATCTAATCTCTGTAAAATCTCAATCTGTCCGCAGCCCAAAAACCGGGAGAGCGCGCTTCTCCCGGTTAAATGCGTTGTTTGTAAAATCGGTTATCCGGAGATTCTCACTCCTTCATAATTCAAGGACAGTTGGCGCTTGACGCGGTTTTACGGTTTTGCTGTCCTTTTCGTTTCTTACAGCCAACAGCTCCGCCATAATGCTGACCGCGATTTCTTCCGGACCGTCCGCCCCGATATCCAAACCTACCGGCGAATGAATCCATTCCGGCAATTGTTCAGCGTCAAGAAGCTTCTGTGTTCTCAAAATCGGACCCAGTACACCCAAATACTTAATAGGCTGCTGAACGAGCTTCGATAATAGAATCCGATCCTTTTCAAAGCTGTGGGTCATGATCAGCGCGTAATCCTCCGGATGAATGGGGACTTCTTCCAGTGCGCGTTCCGGATGAGCGATGATCCGCTGACTCGCATCAGGAAAAAATTCCTCCGTGTTCCGGGATTCACGGTGGTCAATCACGATGACCTCAAAATTGATCTTGGATGCACTCCTTGCAACAGGCTCGGCATCCGGACCCGCCCCGAACAGAAACAGCTTGTTTTTGGGTTCATAACGATCCAGGAAGAACGTCGTGCCCAACCCTTCAATCACGACCGTCTGCTTCTTTTCGTTTTGCGCCAGAAATTGCTCGAGCCTTTCCTTCACCAGCCGATCTGCCTCCGGGCTGCCCAGCGTCCCGATCACCTGGCCTTTGTCTGTCAGCATGCAGGTTGCCGATGCTTGGATCTGCCCGTCGATGCTTTTGGCTGCGGCCACATGATGTCCCTGTTTCAGCAAATCGTCGATTTGCGGCCAAATCGGAAGCCGCTGAAAGGGGGGAATCCATTCCCAGAAGATCGGCTCGACAAAAACATCAATCTTTCCATTGCAGCCGGAGCCGAGCCCCCACAGCAAATCTTCCTCGCTTCGCATATCGTAGGTCAAGATTTCCGGTTGGCCGGAATCCAGGATTCCTTCTATTTTTAAAGCGATATCCGCTTCCAGACAACCGGCGCTGATCGTGCCGAATTGCTTGCCGGAACGCGCAAATATCATTTTCGCTCCTTCTTTTCGATAGGTTGAACCGTCGACACCGACAATTGTGGCCAGCACAGCCTGCTCATTCTCGTTTGCCAATTGCTTTACTTTGTCCACAATGTCCTTCATTGCTAGAATTCCCCTTTCAATATCGTTTCCCGTTCAGGAGCTTTGAACCTTACCCCCTTCGCTTCCAAGGTTTGGCGGATCGTTTTGACGATTTCCGGTGAATCCGGCGTATCGGAATGCACGCAGACGGTTTGGGCCTTTACAGGCACCTTTATTCCGCCCAAACCCGTGATCGAACCCGTTTCGACCATCTCCAGCACGCGATCGGCTATGTCCTCGGGACTTCCAATTTCCTCTTTCGTCCAGCCGAACATCTTTACCCCTTCCTCCGTATATGGACGGTCCGCAAAAAATTCGGTGATCACGGAAATTCCGATTTTTTCGGCGGCCTTTGCCGTTTCCGAGCCTGCAAGGGTGTAAATCGGAAGAGACGGATCGAATTGATAAACCGCTTCGCAAAGCGCTTCGGACAATTTGGGGTCCTTCAAGGCCATCATATATAATGCGCCATGCAGTTTTACGTGGGACGGGGCCATGTCTGCCGTTCTTAAAAAACCGTATAAGGCTCCGATTTGGTATAAAACATAAGCATACATCTCCTTGGGGGTAATCTGCATGTAACGTCGGCCAAATCCCATAATATCGGGAAAACCGGGATGGGCACCCACTTTAACTCCCAATTCTTTGGCCAAATGAACCGTTTTATTCATGACTACCGGATCTCCGGCATGAAAGCCGCATGCCAAATTGATTGACGTAACATATGGAAGAACCTTCTCGTCCTCGCCATAGCGGAACAGCCCATAGCTTTCCCCCATATCTGAGTTAAAATCGATGGTAGTTGACATATTATCACCTTCTTAAATTTTCTCGGCTTTCCGGGATTGGAACCCGCCGGATGGCAGAAGCCGTCCGGCGGAGACATTCACAAACACCAATCCGTGTCATTCTTTATTTTGCTGCAGCTAAAGCTTGCTTCAATGCCCTTTTGACCAGCACTTTAACCATCTCCACACGATATTCCGCGGATGCTTCGGCATCATCCAGCGGATCGCATGCTTCGGCCGCCAATACCCCTGCTTGAGCGAACAGCTCGTCATCCGGCGTTTTGCCTTGCAGCAGCGCTTCCGCACTCAGCGCTCTGATCGTGGTCAAGGAAGCCCCATTAATGCCGATCCGCGCCTCGGCAATTTTTTGTTTGGCTTCATCCATGGTGACCCTTACACCGATTCCGACAATCGCCAGATCGCCGTCATCCCGAACCGTATGCTTGATATATGCAGCGCCGCTGTTAGCCGGTTGAACGGGTACAATGATTTTTGACAGAATTTCCCCATGGTTCAGATCTGTCGTCAAGTAATCAACGAACAAATCTTCTACCGGAATCGTCCTGGACCCATCCGGGCCTGCGATTTCCACGGACGCTCCAACTGCAATCAATGCTGCTGGCGGATCCGCCCCCGGCTCCCCATGGGACAGATTGCCGCCCCATGTGCCCATATTCCTGATTTGCGTGGAAGCTACTCGCCTGGCCGTATCCGCCAATAGGGGAGCCTGCTCGCGAACAAGCGGGTCACGCATCACCTTATCATGGGTTGCCATCGCGCCGATGACCAAAGAACCGTCCTCCGCCTTGCGGACCGCTTTCAATTCATCAATGCCTGAAAGAGACACGAGCGCATCCGGCTCCAATATTCCCTGCTTCATAATGGCAAGCAGGGATTGGCCTCCGGCAACCAGCTTCGCGCCATCCCCAAACTCGACCAAAGCCGAAACTGCTTCTTGTATTGTCAAGGGTTTTACGTACTCCATGAGATTCACTCCTTTAGTTTCATAGTCAATCCAAAGCGCTTGAAATTTGATCCGTTTCCGGAGCTTCTTCCTTGTTTTCTTCCATATATATCCTCAGGTTTTCGGCAAATTCCTGCATCGTGCTGGTTACCTTGGGACGGATTAACCCCCAACCGAGCTGGGCCAGCTTGCCTCGCATGTCGACATCCGCTTCAACCGCAAAATCCGAGCCGCCGTCAGCAGCGATGACGGAAAGGGTCTGCACCACTTTCACATTAGAGCCGATCCGGCTGTCCGACGCTTCCGCCCGCATGGAAATTTTGCGCTGCTCCTCATCCACTTCCAGGACAGTAATCTTCCCCTTGAAATTGACGGCGATCGGGCCGACCTTCATTTTAATGCTGCCGATATAAACATTGTCGCCCTCCGGTTCGAACGCCTCGACTCCAGGGATGCATTTGGCGATCACAGGGATATCGTTCATGACTTTCCACATATCCTCTGCGACGACATCAAGATGAACCTTTTCTTCGATTTTCATAAAACCTCTTGGGCCTCCCGCGTTCTTTTTTCCTTTAATGCTTGAAGTATTTTTTCAGGTGTGATGGGAAGCGTCTGGATGCGTACGCCTATGGCATCTTCAATCGCATTGGCAATTGCCGGCGCCGTCGGAACCAGCCCCATCTCGGCAAGGCCTTTGGAACCGTAGGTGCCCCGCGGATCGTCGGTTTCCACCCACAGCGTCCGGATCGGGGGAACCGTCATGACTGTAGGGATTTTGTAGTTTCCAAAACGCGTGTTAATCGGCTGTCCGTCGCGGATTTTGATGTCCTCATACATCGCATACCCGATCCCCTGCATCGCCCCGCCTTCGACCTGTCCTTCGGCACCGGCAGGGTTGATGACATTCCCGCAATCCGTCACGGCCACGAAATCCAAAATCGTAACCCTTCCGGTCTCCTCATCCACCTCAACCTCAACCGCGTGCGTGCCAAAGGAGTACGACATTGCGAAATCGCCTACGCCCGTTTCCGGGTCCGGCAATGCGCAAGGGGCGTCAAAGTGGGCGCTGGCTACGACATGATTACCCCCGCCGTCGCGGAACATCATGCCGGCCACCATTTGGCCCAAGCCTGCGC
This sequence is a window from Ferviditalea candida. Protein-coding genes within it:
- a CDS encoding chemotaxis protein, translated to MTDFTEERRGTMNISVAVVHGMGPFREDFYKDFERRLKKRLAKLNPDVRLTVDGVYWSDIPDRLEDRLWEKANVEQLRWKQVTPWIPLRSIFIHYLGDAIAYQPVSGRASGKPDNFIPAGSIYEDIHERFAQTLSRLADKAGGDAPLCVVSHSLGTVIASNYFYDLQHRKMAVKARRVMGTDASRLERGETLTHFYTLGSPIALWTLRHDDFGIPIRVPCPEMSSRGNAIGEWVNFYDKDDIIAYPIKNLSRQYNAAVTEDLEINCAGFRSWTPFAHGMYFKTKSVLNRIAASLNRLAAEMESFHQAAAGKEPRAVISKR
- a CDS encoding phosphatidylinositol kinase, which codes for MMHQYPYHVCMQYLHRYVRVQMNDGKVYEGFIANVDQEKVTLAIPAPEKEGEHRQFFGTFGGFFPYGRFFPLGLPLAGLGGIYPLGFFI
- a CDS encoding XdhC family protein, which translates into the protein MKDIVDKVKQLANENEQAVLATIVGVDGSTYRKEGAKMIFARSGKQFGTISAGCLEADIALKIEGILDSGQPEILTYDMRSEEDLLWGLGSGCNGKIDVFVEPIFWEWIPPFQRLPIWPQIDDLLKQGHHVAAAKSIDGQIQASATCMLTDKGQVIGTLGSPEADRLVKERLEQFLAQNEKKQTVVIEGLGTTFFLDRYEPKNKLFLFGAGPDAEPVARSASKINFEVIVIDHRESRNTEEFFPDASQRIIAHPERALEEVPIHPEDYALIMTHSFEKDRILLSKLVQQPIKYLGVLGPILRTQKLLDAEQLPEWIHSPVGLDIGADGPEEIAVSIMAELLAVRNEKDSKTVKPRQAPTVLEL
- a CDS encoding LamB/YcsF family protein: MSTTIDFNSDMGESYGLFRYGEDEKVLPYVTSINLACGFHAGDPVVMNKTVHLAKELGVKVGAHPGFPDIMGFGRRYMQITPKEMYAYVLYQIGALYGFLRTADMAPSHVKLHGALYMMALKDPKLSEALCEAVYQFDPSLPIYTLAGSETAKAAEKIGISVITEFFADRPYTEEGVKMFGWTKEEIGSPEDIADRVLEMVETGSITGLGGIKVPVKAQTVCVHSDTPDSPEIVKTIRQTLEAKGVRFKAPERETILKGEF
- a CDS encoding FAD binding domain-containing protein, with product MEYVKPLTIQEAVSALVEFGDGAKLVAGGQSLLAIMKQGILEPDALVSLSGIDELKAVRKAEDGSLVIGAMATHDKVMRDPLVREQAPLLADTARRVASTQIRNMGTWGGNLSHGEPGADPPAALIAVGASVEIAGPDGSRTIPVEDLFVDYLTTDLNHGEILSKIIVPVQPANSGAAYIKHTVRDDGDLAIVGIGVRVTMDEAKQKIAEARIGINGASLTTIRALSAEALLQGKTPDDELFAQAGVLAAEACDPLDDAEASAEYRVEMVKVLVKRALKQALAAAK
- a CDS encoding SRPBCC family protein, which codes for MKIEEKVHLDVVAEDMWKVMNDIPVIAKCIPGVEAFEPEGDNVYIGSIKMKVGPIAVNFKGKITVLEVDEEQRKISMRAEASDSRIGSNVKVVQTLSVIAADGGSDFAVEADVDMRGKLAQLGWGLIRPKVTSTMQEFAENLRIYMEENKEEAPETDQISSALD